DNA from Sulfurimonas xiamenensis:
TAGTTTCCTTAATTACTCTTTTATATTACTATTAAAAAGTTTACTAAAATCAGTCGGAAACGGGAAAACTATCGTATTTGTTTTGTCGCTTGAGATATCGCTCATGGTCTGAAGATAACGCAGCTGTATTCCCAAATCATTTTTGCTAAGTTTTTGTGCTGCCTCTAGAAGATTTTCACTTGCTTCGACCTCCCCTTTTGCATTGATAACTTTTGCGCGGCGCTCGCGTTCTGCTTCAGCCTGTTTTGCAATAGCTCTAACCATACTCTCATCAAGGTCAATATGCTTTATCTCAACATTGGATATCTTAATACCCCATGCATCAGTCTGTTTATCTAAAATCTCCTGTATATCACGATTCAACCGCTCTCTCTCGGCAAGCATCTCATCAAGTTCATGTCCGCCTAGCACAGAACGAAGAGTAGTTTGTGCAAGCTGACTAGTTGCATCATAAAAATTCTCTACTTGAATAATGGCTTTTTCAGGATCTATCACTCGAAAATAGACAACCGCATTTACATGCACAGATACATTATCATGAGAGATAACATCTTGAGTAGGAACATCAAGAACAATTGTACGAAGGTCAACCCTTACCATCTGTTGAATAAAGGGAATTAATATAATAAGTCCCGGTCCCTTAACCCCCGTAAAACGCCCAAGCGTAAAAACAACTGCGCGCTGATACTCTCGTAAAATACGAATAGCAGCAGCTAAAAAAGCAATTGCAAAAAATGCCATATATATCGCTGTTATATTTAAATCAAAAAACATTGTCTACTCCTTAATTGGTTTAACTTTTAAAACAAGACCTGATCGTTCAATAACTTGAACATTTTGGCCCACAGATAATTTACTCTCACTTACAGCACTCCATGTCTCACTATGACAATGCACCAAATATCCTTTCTCATTAGAATCAATAACATTAGCAACTGCACCGATCATCTCCTCTGCGCCTGAAACTACTTTAGCCGATCTTGAGCTTAAAAAAAGTTTCATAACTAAAATAAAAAAGAGAAGACTGGAAAAAGTAAAAGCAATAATTAGCGGAATAGAAATACTCTGCCCAAGAGTATCAGCATCAAATAAGAGAAGTGAGCCAAAAGCAAAAGCAATAACACCGCCAATACCCAAAATACCAAATCCTGCAATAAAAACCTCTGCAACCATAAAGGCGATGCCTAAAAGTATAAGCAATAACCCCGCATAATTAAACGGTATCATATTCAATGCATAAAGTGCAATCACACCACAGATAAGCCCAACTACTCCAGGAAAAATAGAACCTGGATTCATCAATTCAAAAAAGATACCATATATAGCTATCAGTATAAGTATATAAGCAATATTTGGATCAGTAACAATAGATAAAAATTTAATTTTCCAGTTTGCCTCAAAACTATATATCACTGCATCTTTTGTTTTAAGCGTAATACTTTTGCCCGAAACAACTACACTCCTGCCATCAAGTTTAGCAAGCAACTCTTCACTGTCTTGAGCTATCAAATCAATCACACCATATCTAAGAGCATCAGTAGCAGAAATACTTTTCGACTCTTCCACGGCAGATAACGCCCAAGTTACATTGCGGTCACTCAATTGGGCTAAACTTTTAATATATGCTACAGCATCGTTCAATGCTTTTTTTTCAAGAGTAGACATAGCACTGCTGTTTAAATCATCTATTTTTGGTGCCGGCATTAAATTTATCGGAGTAGCAGCACCAAGATTTGTTCCCGGAGACATGGCTGCAATATGAGAAGCATAAAGAAGATATGTACCGGCACTAGCTGCTCTTGCACCTTTTGGAGAGACATATGTAACAACCGGTATAGAACTGTTTGTAATACCCTGAATTATCTCTCTCATGGATGTTGAGAGCCCGCCGGGAGTATCTAACTCAAGAATTATCATCTGAGCATCTCGATCCCTTGCAAAGAGCATACCATCTTTGAAATATTCACTGCTTGCAGGTCCCACAGCCCCTTTTATCTCTAGCTTCACAACAGTAAAACTATCTGCTAAAAGTGGCAAAAGTGTTAAAAGCAACAGAAAAAGTAAACGCATCAACATTTAACCGCCTTTATAGTTTAAAATAACGCTCGATTTTAGTGCCACACTCCCTCAAGCAAATAACCGCAATATGGGCATTTACCCTCCTCATCAAGGTCGTTTGTTACAAACTGTCCAATATTGCCGCTTCTGTCAATCACTTTTTTCTTACAACTAGGGCAATATGTTGATTCATAATCTTCATTATCGACATTGCCGACATAGAGATATTTTAGCCCCTCCTCTTGACCTATTTTATAGGCACGAAGAAGAGTCGATTCAGGAGTGCAAGGAACATCAAGCATCTTGTAAGTAGGATGAAATGCCGAGAGATGCCACGGTATAGAAGTATCAAGCTCTGCAATGAATTTTGCGATATTTCTTATCTCTTCATTTGAATCGTTTTTGCCCGGAATAAGAAGAGTTGTTATCTCTATCCAGATTCCCTTTTCATGAGCATACTTTACAGCTTCAAGAACAGGCTTTAGTCTTGCGCCGCAGATCTCTTTATAGAACTCGTCGGAAAAACTCTTGATATCAATATTCATCCCGTCTATATAAGGCTCGAGCAAATCTATAGCTTTTCGCGTCTCATAACCACTTGTTACATAGATGTTTTTCAAACCCTTTTCGTGCGCAAGCTTTGCAGTGTCATAGGTATACTCAAAAAAAACTATCGGTTCATTATATGTATATGCTATTGATTCGCATCTATTTTCAACTGCTAATTCGACTATCTTTTGAGGCGGAAGTTCACGCCCGACAATCTTATGTTCATGTTCTTTTGGATATTGGGATATATCGTAGTTTTGACAAAATTTACAAGAGAAGTTGCATCCCACCGTTCCCACGGAGAAGGCTCTGCTCTTTGGCAGAAAATGAAACATCGGCTTTTTCTCTACGGGGTCAATGTTTACCGCGGCGGCAAGTCCATAAACAAGAAGTTTAAGCTCACCACCTTCAACTTTTCTTACACCGCATATACCATACTCACCTTCATCTAGCTTACATGCATGCGCACATGCCTGACACAATATCTTTCCGCTATCTAGCTTTTTACTTAGCCATGCTGTTTGTGACATCTTGCTATCCTTAATTTTACTTCATAAAATGAAGGACATCCTTCACTTATTTATAACGATGTCGGAAATAGACCCTCAAGTGGTACCTCAATTCCGCCACTTACACTAAAAACCCGCTATGATCACAAAACTTTAGTTTCTTTAGAAAAGTTTGACACTTTCGAGAACTTAATAGGTTATTTATAAATCAGCGGAACAAATGCAAAACCGTAGTGCTCATTAGCATCAAACTCCCCGCCCTCTTTTTTAACAATTTCAAAAACTGAACTTTGAATCGGGATGACAAGCTTTCCTCCGACTTTTAGCTGTTTGATAAGCTCATATGGAAGTTCATCGGCAGCGGCAGAGACTAAAATGCGATCAAACTTCTCGCCCGCTATGCCAAGCTCATCTCCTGATTGAACTATCTTAGCATTTTTAAACTTATATTTCTTTAAGTTAAAACTTCCAAATTTTACAAGCTCACCCACTCTCTCAACTCCAGTTACAGAGCCGCCCTCTCCCACAACATAAGCTAGTAGAGCAGTTGTCCACCCTGAGCCGCTTCCTATATCTAAAATCTTATCTCCCTCTTTTGGCGAAAGCATCTCAAGCATCATAGCAACAGTTCTTGGCTGAGAGATTGTTTGTCCATTACCGATGCCCAGAGGATAATCTTCATAAATGTCCATAGCACTTCTATCGGCTACAAAATCCGCTCTGTCGACATGTCTGAAAGCTTCTATAATTCTGCTTGAGTGAAGCGCGCCAACATTTATAAGATAATCAACCATCTCATTGTTTGAGTACATAACTATCCCTCCTTACAAAAGTGATTCAAGAGCTTTAAACTCTAGATTGTGAGCCTCGGCAACAGCGCGATTTGTTAAAGCTCCATTAAAAACATTGACTCCCAAAGCCAATGATGCATCATTTTCAATAGTCTTAATCACTCCATCCTTTGCCAATTTTCTCACATAAGAAATCGTTGCATTTGAGAGCGCTACGGTAGATGTTTTCGGATAGGCTCCTGGCATATTTGCCACACAGTAGTGTAATACTCCCTCTTCTATAAAGGTGGGGTTTGTGTGAGTTGTAGGGCGAGAAGCTTCGGAAATACCTCCCTGGTCTATCGCTATATCCACAAGCACGGCTCCCTCTTTCATCTCTTTTAATATCTCGAGTGAAATAAGCTTCGGCGTCGCCGCTCCGCCATGAACGAGTACCGCACCGACAACCATATCTGAACTCTTTATAGCCTCTAAAAAAGCATTTTTAGAGTACAAAAGAGTTTTTACATAAGGAAGCTGCTTTTTTAACTCCTCCAATTTTGGTGAGGTTCTATTGATAACCGTTACATCCGCTCCCATTCCTAAAGCTATCTTAGCCGCGTTAAATCCGGCATTACCTGCGCCTACTACCAAAACTTTTGCCGCCTCTACCCCGTCTGAACCGCTTATTAAAACACCCTCACCGCCTTTATAACGGCTAAGATGATAGGCTCCGACAATCGGCGCCATAAAGCCTGCTATTTTACTCATTGGTTTTAAAAGAGGAAGTTCATTGTCTATTGTAACCGTCTCATAAGCAATCGCGCAAACTCTCTTTTGCATTAAAACAAGAGTAAGTTCTTTTAAAGGAGCAAGATGCAGATAACAAAAGAGAGTATGCTTCTCATTTAAAAAACCGTACTCTGAGGATTGCGGCTCTTTTACTTTTACTATTAATGTTGCTTCTTTATAAAGCTCTTTGGCGCTTATTGCTATTTTTGCACCCGCTTTTATATAATCCTCATCAGTAAAACCGCTTCCGATTCCTGCACTGCTTTGAACAACTACTTTATGCCCCTCATCAACCAACAAGCCAATATTTGAAGGGGTTATTCCAACGCGAAACTCATCGGTTTTCACCTCTTTTGGAACTCCGATAATCATATCTTAACTCCTTAATTGTAATAAATTTATTGTCTAAAAATCATAAAACCAATCTTTTGATTTTCTTGAAAAAGGGTACTGCTTATAAAACTCTTCTTCATCTAAAACAAATCTAAAATTTTGCATATACTTATTTATAAGCTTATAGGCTTCATTTATCTCTTTAAACTTTTTTGCATCACCCTGTGGCATATCAGGATGATATATTTTTGATAATTTAAGATACTTCTCTTTTAATTCAGCCTGTGTTATACGCGTCACTATATCTAAAGCTTCAAGAGCTTTTTCAAACTTTTCATAATTCATAAACTATATCACTTTTAATTTTTTATTTAAACAATCACTAAATATGTAATTAACACCGATCTCAAAAAGCTCTTTTGCCAGCTGAGGATTATTTACTGTATAAACACCTACAAAAAAACCGGTTTCTCTTAACATTTTAACTTTTGTTTTATCTACTAAGGCATTATCAATATGATAAGCATCTACCTTCAAACTCTTTAGATACTCAAGAAGATTATCAGGATCTCTTCCCTCAACCAAAGCTGCGCTGGGCACATTTGGCAGCTTTTCTTTAACTATTATTAAATATTCATGCCTAAACGATGAGATCAAAACACGCTCCTGCACTCCTGCCTCTTCTATCTCTTTTGCAATTGTTTCTATAACTATTCTATCCTCAAAACAGTTAGACATATCTTTAATTTCAATATTTATAAACAGACTATTCTCTTTTATAAATTCTAATGCCCTCTTAAGAGTCAAAAGTGGCTCTTTATGATTTTTATATTTGTAAAACCAGCTTCCATAATCCAACATGCAAAGTTCTTCAAACATAAAATCGCAAACTCTGTAGGGTTTTTTATCTCTAAAAGAGTCGATTTCGGCTATATTGGTAGTTCTTTGAAGCGTATTATCATGCATAACTATAACTGTCCTATCTTTGCTTAGCTGAACATCTATCTCTATAAAATCACACTTTCCTATGCTCTTTTTTAACGCCGAAAGAGTGTTTTCGGGTGCGATAGAGCGTGCACCTCTGTGAGCGGCGACAAGACCCTTTTTCTTCATTAGTTCTAAAAATTTCATGCACTATTCTATCATTTATTTTATCCAATCTCATCTTTTGTGGTAAAATTGGTGCGAAATTAAAAGAGGCGGCATCTATGCAAGAGAGTAAAAAAACCATCTACTCGTGGGCACTTTACGACTGGGCGAACTCTGCATACGCAACAACCGTTATGGCAGGCTTTTTCCCACTCTTTTTCAAATCATACTACAGTGCAGATGTAGCGGTTACCACTAGTACCGCCCATCTTGGGATTGCCAGCTCAATATCGAGCCTTGTAATCGTGTTTATCGCTCCGCTCCTGGGCTCTATTGCGGATGTTCACTCTCTTAAAAAAAGATATCTTTTCCTATTTGCTTATCTCGGCATATTGATGAGCGCAATGCTCTCTCTTGTTGGAGTAGGAGAGTGGCAGGCGGCACTTTTTATATATATTCTAGGCAATATAGGTTTTATGGGCTCAAACATATTTTATGACGGGCTTTTAAAATCCGTCTCAACCAAAAAAAGTGTCGATTTTGTCTCGGGGCTTGGCTTTTCGCTCGGCTATCTCGGCGGGGGAGTACTCTTTAGCATAAATGTCTGGATGTTTCAGGATTTTGAATTTTTTGGGTTTGAAAACCAAGCCGCTGCCATAAAAGCATCATTCGTAAGTGTCGCGCTCTGGTGGGCGTTCTTCTCCATCCCCCTCCTTCTGTTCGTAAAGGAGGACAAAAGCACCAACGCAGCTGCAACGACAAAACTAAAAGATGGATATTTACGACTAAAAAAAACTTTCTCTAAGATCAGGCAGCTTAGACATCTATCCCTCTTTTTAGTAGCCTACTGGCTCTACATAGACGGCGTAGATACAATTATCAGGATGGCGGTAGATTACGGAATGGCGCTTGGATTTGACTCTTCAAACCTTATTTTAGCTCTTTTACTTGTTCAGTTTGTCGGATTTCCCGCAACGCTTCTCTTTACTAAAATATCTGAGATCATGGGCACAAAGGGTGCGATTTATCTTGCCATCGCTATCTATCTATTTATAATTATATGGGCGGCTCAGATGATGGAGGTTTGGGAATTTTATATGCTTGCAGTGATGATCGCTCTTGTTCAAGGCGGTATTCAGGCACTTAGCCGCTCATACTACTCAAGGATGATTCCAGAGGGATACTCCGCCGAGTTTTTCGGTTTTTACAACTTTATAGGCAAATTTGCGGCGATTTTCGGACCTCTTCTTATAGCCATTGTAGCACTTGTATCCCAAAACTCAAGAGTATCTATCGCCTCTATCTCTATTTTGTTTATTATAGGCGCAATTCTGCTCTACTTCGTAGATGAGAAAAAAGGAGAAAAAGAGCTCAAAGATGCTCTTCTCTAGAGCGTTTAAGCTCGCGCTCTATAGCATCTCTAACTCTCTTTACTATCTCGCCATACTCCATAGAGTGCGGCTCTATAGGCTCTAAAAATGTCACCCTTATTTTTCTTGGTCTTGGGAAAAGCATTCCTGCTCTAAGTGCTTCAAAACTGCCGTCAATTACAACTGGGATGATGGGTGTCTTAAATGTTTTAGAGAGCATAGCAAAGTATGGTCTAAACTCCAAAAGTTCTCTATCTCTTGTTCTAGCCCCCTCAGGAAAAATAACTAGATTATTTCCGCTTCTTATAGGAAGTGCGCAGTAGATCATCGTCTCTTTAAGGTTTTCGTTTGCATCTATCAAGATGGTCTGTCCATGTTTTGCAATAGGCTTTAAGAGTTTTGTACCAAAGACCTGTTTATATGCCAGAAAAAAGGTTTTTTTTAAAGTTTTGTACGGCAATGCGGACTCTATAAAAAATCCGTCAAGCATACTCTGATGTGAAGGCGCTATTATGCATGCCTTTGATGAAATATTTTCAATCCCTCTGACTTCAAAACGAAAATATAACCTAAAAAACGGATAAAGAAGAGTCTTATATAGAGACATAATAAAAGGAGAGTATACTAGTTTTTCACTGCTTTGCTCTCTTAGCAGTTCATCCCATTCTGGTTTGACAACTCCTATCTTTTTTGCATTGACTTTTATGTAACTATAGAGTGACTCAAGTTTCATAATTTTTGAGAAAGCAGCTTCATCTATTTTTACTCCAAAACTCTCTTCAATAAAAACAAAAAGCTCTACATAATTAAGCGAATCAAGTTCAAGGTCAAGTTCGAGATGAGAAGATGGCAAGATCTCTTTTTTAGTCAAAGTTGCTATATATGATTTTAAAATTTTATATACCTCATCACTGGGTTCATCTTGAGTTGAAATATTATCGTTTTTATCTGATACAAGAAATTCTTTAAGCACCGTCTTGTCAATCTCGCCTGATTTTGTCTTTACAAGCGGTTTTGTTAAAATTTTATAGCCCTTTACCTTCTCTTGCTCAAGAGCTTTCATATTGTAAAGCTCAATTGCATACCATTTTATCTCATCTTCTATATTTATAATTTTTGCTTCTTTTAAAGCATTAAAATCAGGATAAACAAATGCAAAAGGATAACCATTAAATATAATTACTCCAATCTCATCAATAAACGAAGTATAAGATAATATCTTCTCCTCTATTTTATGTAAATCCATCTTTTCTCTTAATTCTAAATTTTTAAATCTATAGTATCCAAGATGCAAATCTATTGTCAAGCATAATTATAATATCAAGCCTAAATTAAGAGCCAAAAAGTTAAAATACACCAATAAATAAATAAGGTAATTTTTGTTAAATCTTCCTAATATACTAGCGTTTTCACGCATTTTTTTAGCACCGTTTATGTTTTGGGTTATTTTGAATCCCGACTATTTTACTGACAATGGTTACCATATAACATGGAACTACTACTTTGCTTCGCTTCTTTTTGTGCTGGCAAGTGTTACGGACTTTTTTGACGGTTACATCGCAAGAGAGTGGAACCAGATGACAATGCTTGGTGCCATTATTGATCCTCTTGCTGATAAGATGCTTATAATTGCCGCATTTTTAGGGCTTATGATGATAGGAGAAGCAAATGCATGGGCTATCTACATTATCATCATCCGCGAGCTTTTTATAACCGGAATCCGCACCGTAGCCGTAAGTGAGGGGTTAAGCGTAAAAGCATCATGGGCAGGAAAGGTAAAAACCGTTGTACAGATGATTGCCATCGGATTTTTGCTTATGCACTGGCCCCTTGGAAGTGAACTTCTCTGGTTGGCAGTCGTGCTCACGCTCTACTCAGGCTTTGAATATCTTTGGGAGTTTAGAAGAGCACTCTTGGGAGTTAAAAAGTAATGAGTTTTATAGTATCTCTTTTAGTTCTATCTGCACTTATATTTTTTCATGAATTAGGACACTATTTTGCAGCCCGCGCGATGGGTGTTTATATTGAAACTTTCAGTATTGGTTTTGGACGAAAAATAGCTTCTTTTCATAAATGGGGCACTGAATGGAAATTAGCACTTTTTCCTCTTGGCGGTTATGTCAAAATGAAAGGACAAGATGATAGTGATCCCTCTAAAAAAAGTTATGATATAGACAGTTACAATGTAAAAACACCATCTCAAAAGATATTTATTCTTCTAGCAGGTCCTCTTGCAAACTTTGTTTTAGCATTTTTTCTCTACTTTATAATAGCTTTAGGCGGACCAAATATTCTTTCACCTGTAATTGGCGAAGTTGTAAAAGATTCTCCCGCTTTTGTTGCAGGATTAGAAACAAATGACACCATTCGTTCCATTAACGGCGTAGAAATCACTACATGGAAAGAGATGGCAGAAATTATTGAAAAATCAGAAGGTTCTTTAAATATAGAACTTGAGAGAGCAGGATATATTCACTTTATAACACTTATGCCAAAAATCACGCAGACAACAAATATGTTTAACGAAGTGATTGAGAAGAAGATGATTGGAATCGGCAGTGCAGGAGTTTCTCATAAACTTGAATTGAACCCAGGCGAAACACTCTCCTATGCAACTGATCAAACCATTCAAGCATCGACTCTTATTTTTACAGGACTTAAAAAACTCATTGTCGGAGAAGTGCCGGCAAAAGAGCTTGGAGGTGTTATATCTATAGTAAAACTTACTTCCGACGCGACAGATGCGGGCTGGATGAGTGTTCTTTTTTTTGCTGCTCTTATATCTGTAAATCTTGGCGTTTTAAATCTGCTTCCCATTCCGGCACTTGACGGCGGGCATATAATGTTTAATCTTTATGAGCTTATACTTAGAAGAGAGGTAAGCGAAGAGATTATGATAAAGCTGACTATTGCAGGATGGGTAATTCTCTTTTCACTTATGGGGCTTGGAATTTACAACGATATAAATAGACTAATAGGATAAAAAATGAATGACGAAGAATACAAAATTTATATAGATGATATTATCAGACGGGTTGAGTCTGCAAGAGTTAAATTTAGCGAATATCAGATTATTAAAATTGTTGCAATTAGCAAATACTCTACAACCAAAGAGATAGAAAAATTATATAGAATTGGTCAAAGAGCTTTTGGGGAGAACAAAGTTCAAGATCTAAGAGCAAAAAGCAGTGAGCTTGAAGACCTGCCGCTGGAGTGGCACTTTGTAGGAAATCTGCAAAAAAACAAGATAAACAACCTTCTGGACATCAACCCTGCTCTTTTTCATGGACTTGATTCGCTAGAGCTTGCACATGAGCTGCAAAAGAAACTTGAAGCAAGAGAGATGACACTGGAGGCGCTTCTTCAGATAAACTCTGCAAAAGAGGAGTCCAAACACGGCGTAATACCAGAAGATGCGGTTGCAATTTACAACCAGATAAAAAAAGAGTGTCCAAATATCCACTTAAGAGGCGTTATGAGCATCGGCGCGCATAGTGATAACAGAGCGGTAGTTAAGAAGAGTTTTGAGACTACTTATGATATCTATAAGCAGTTAGATGGTGCTACGATCTGTTCTATGGGGATGAGCGGGGATTTTGAGCTGGCTATCGAGTGCGGGTCAAATATGGTTCGTCTCGGCTCAATAATGTTTAATAAGTAACTCTCCCCCTTAAGAGGAGAGTTATCAACTTCTACTCTATTACTTTTCTAGCGTTGATAGGCTGGATAGGTCTATTGTTAGCATGATGGAAAGTATCTAAAAACTCTTTTGTCTGCTCTTTAGAGATAGTCGAGTAGTTTTTAAGAACAAGCCATCTTACACCCTCGCTGCACGGCGGAGTAGTTAATGAACCGTTAAATCTGTAGTAATCTTTATCTTCTGGCAAAAGCGCATTTACTTCATCCGCAGAGATACTCAAAGACTCTTTGCCACCAGCTTTCTTAGGCATTTTAGCCCACACTTTTTTTAGAAACGGATTTTCTGCTCCGTCTTCGAACATCAACCCTACAACCGCTAAAGAGCCATCTTTTGTTGCATGAACAAAGTGACCTTCAAGAGGGAACTCTTTGCCGTCTATCTGATTCTCACTTGGTGTGTGAAAATGGAACTGAATAAGCGGAAACTTGATACTATCTACAGTAATACTGCTTCCCGCATCAAAATTAACCTGAATAGTATGACCGTTGTTTATCACAGATGATATACCTGTCTTATAGTCAAACCCGATCTTCTGCATATTCTCTGCTTCAACTGTTACTTCTGAAGTAATATTGATAGGAGATTGGCTTTTACCATCTTTACACATACTGTAATCAGCAGAGAGAGTGCCCCAGTTCTCAGGACCTTCGTGTCCAGTATATCCCCAGTGAGCTGCTCCCTCTGATGCTAAAAGAGCTGTACTTAAAAGTAGAGCCGCTATACTGCTTCCTAGAACTTTACATAGTTTCATTTATGAACCTTTATTATAAGAAATTTTTATTTATAAATTATATCATTAAAATTTAAAACAATATAATTAATTAATATTTTTTTCTCTATATCTTACTGCATTTCTAAATGAATTTTCTATACACTCTATTTGATAATCAATCATTTTATAAAATGGATTTAAAAATTTATCTAAATCAT
Protein-coding regions in this window:
- a CDS encoding carbonic anhydrase; this encodes MKLCKVLGSSIAALLLSTALLASEGAAHWGYTGHEGPENWGTLSADYSMCKDGKSQSPINITSEVTVEAENMQKIGFDYKTGISSVINNGHTIQVNFDAGSSITVDSIKFPLIQFHFHTPSENQIDGKEFPLEGHFVHATKDGSLAVVGLMFEDGAENPFLKKVWAKMPKKAGGKESLSISADEVNALLPEDKDYYRFNGSLTTPPCSEGVRWLVLKNYSTISKEQTKEFLDTFHHANNRPIQPINARKVIE
- a CDS encoding YggS family pyridoxal phosphate-dependent enzyme, with translation MNDEEYKIYIDDIIRRVESARVKFSEYQIIKIVAISKYSTTKEIEKLYRIGQRAFGENKVQDLRAKSSELEDLPLEWHFVGNLQKNKINNLLDINPALFHGLDSLELAHELQKKLEAREMTLEALLQINSAKEESKHGVIPEDAVAIYNQIKKECPNIHLRGVMSIGAHSDNRAVVKKSFETTYDIYKQLDGATICSMGMSGDFELAIECGSNMVRLGSIMFNK
- the rseP gene encoding RIP metalloprotease RseP, with the protein product MSFIVSLLVLSALIFFHELGHYFAARAMGVYIETFSIGFGRKIASFHKWGTEWKLALFPLGGYVKMKGQDDSDPSKKSYDIDSYNVKTPSQKIFILLAGPLANFVLAFFLYFIIALGGPNILSPVIGEVVKDSPAFVAGLETNDTIRSINGVEITTWKEMAEIIEKSEGSLNIELERAGYIHFITLMPKITQTTNMFNEVIEKKMIGIGSAGVSHKLELNPGETLSYATDQTIQASTLIFTGLKKLIVGEVPAKELGGVISIVKLTSDATDAGWMSVLFFAALISVNLGVLNLLPIPALDGGHIMFNLYELILRREVSEEIMIKLTIAGWVILFSLMGLGIYNDINRLIG